From Endozoicomonas sp. 8E, the proteins below share one genomic window:
- the ccmI gene encoding c-type cytochrome biogenesis protein CcmI, giving the protein MTQFWIIASILTLTGMALVVMPLCYRSRPAADQGVSDKASNIAYFKEQEAELKKQLDQGLVTPEDAELIRTELEKKLLEDMADKKEKPSYTGTSNKGLALFLAFLIPAMAVPVYLYLGSQTELSVVEMMNRDVSHEEMISTLEAWSDKRPDNAQAWYMLAGRYMARGEVNKAIDAYKKLYTVTEGSPQAAAQLAQVLFLANRNQINGEVRGLYQDALSKDESNTTALGLKGIDAFEREDYQQAVQAWTKALSFENDMAARQSLSAGITKARKLMGETVAELRINVELAPELSDLPGKARVIVFARESGAKKPPIAAIPLQVSDLPKEVILDDNAAMMMGSGSLSDTESLDVVARITLSGDVAQADYQAEVRDVKIKDNGVIQLRIAPAS; this is encoded by the coding sequence ATGACGCAGTTCTGGATAATCGCTTCCATTTTAACTCTCACTGGTATGGCTCTCGTAGTTATGCCACTGTGTTACCGCAGTCGACCTGCTGCGGATCAGGGGGTTTCTGACAAGGCTTCCAATATTGCTTATTTCAAAGAGCAGGAAGCCGAACTGAAAAAGCAGCTGGATCAGGGTTTGGTGACACCGGAAGATGCTGAACTGATTCGCACTGAGCTGGAAAAGAAGCTGCTGGAAGATATGGCTGATAAGAAAGAGAAGCCCAGTTACACCGGCACTAGTAACAAAGGCCTGGCTCTGTTTCTGGCCTTCCTGATTCCAGCCATGGCTGTGCCCGTTTACCTTTACCTTGGTTCACAGACAGAACTGTCTGTCGTTGAGATGATGAACCGGGATGTGTCTCACGAAGAGATGATCTCTACCCTGGAAGCGTGGAGTGACAAACGACCTGACAATGCTCAGGCCTGGTATATGCTGGCAGGTCGTTACATGGCCAGAGGTGAGGTTAATAAGGCGATTGACGCTTATAAAAAGCTATACACCGTCACCGAAGGCAGTCCTCAGGCGGCGGCCCAGCTGGCTCAGGTGCTGTTCCTGGCGAACCGCAACCAGATCAATGGTGAGGTGCGTGGCCTCTATCAGGATGCACTGAGCAAGGATGAAAGCAACACCACGGCATTAGGGCTCAAGGGTATTGATGCTTTTGAGCGGGAAGACTACCAGCAGGCAGTTCAGGCCTGGACCAAAGCCCTCTCTTTTGAAAATGATATGGCTGCCCGACAGTCGTTGTCTGCTGGTATTACCAAAGCACGCAAGCTGATGGGTGAAACGGTTGCAGAATTGAGGATCAATGTCGAATTGGCTCCTGAACTCAGTGACCTTCCGGGTAAAGCCAGAGTTATTGTTTTTGCCCGTGAGAGCGGTGCCAAAAAGCCCCCTATTGCTGCTATTCCTCTGCAGGTCAGCGACCTTCCCAAAGAGGTAATACTGGACGATAATGCCGCCATGATGATGGGCTCAGGCAGCCTCTCGGATACAGAAAGTCTGGATGTAGTCGCGCGTATTACACTTTCAGGCGATGTGGCTCAGGCTGATTATCAGGCTGAGGTCCGTGATGTGAAAATCAAGGATAACGGCGTTATTCAGCTGCGGATTGCACCTGCCAGCTGA
- a CDS encoding helix-turn-helix domain-containing protein: protein MPAQYRIRLSIDEQQQLKDLIHQTKVAKHKRIHAQILLCLDENGPKLTELQTSQTCGVSTKTVQRTRKRCVLEGLDIAVNSKFNGIARPRKLQGEQQAALTALACSTPPEGHSRWTLQLLADRMVELEHVNSISHQTIGRELKKTS, encoded by the coding sequence ATGCCAGCTCAATACCGTATCCGCCTGTCCATAGACGAACAGCAGCAATTAAAAGACCTCATTCACCAGACCAAGGTGGCCAAGCATAAACGTATTCATGCCCAGATCCTCCTGTGTCTCGATGAAAACGGGCCAAAACTGACGGAGCTCCAGACCAGCCAAACCTGTGGTGTTTCAACGAAAACGGTTCAGAGAACACGCAAACGCTGTGTACTTGAAGGGCTGGATATTGCTGTTAATAGCAAGTTCAATGGCATTGCCCGCCCAAGAAAACTCCAGGGGGAGCAGCAGGCGGCATTGACAGCTCTGGCTTGCTCAACACCACCAGAAGGTCATAGCCGCTGGACGCTACAGCTTCTCGCTGACCGTATGGTTGAGTTGGAGCATGTCAATTCCATCTCGCATCAAACCATTGGCCGAGAGTTAAAAAAAACGAGTTGA
- a CDS encoding RING finger domain-containing protein: MNGPNSANPDTPYQNSQPAENDGNCPICLEAFGRRIVTVTTYCKTQVHRDCLQRVFNITQLGQRKTCPFCRRGLADLAKELGATENQEAQQNLPDSNSIQDTRTIGMRNLRRRLSCALVYALNNNFMDDAENLQCIIQGTGAGLEDYVQRVLSDKLIEALNNWNWANAERLQRIIQGTGARLEDYAQRVLSDKLTEALNNRVWVNADFLRRIIQGTGARLDGPVELRLSEMLIEELNNFRWENAEHLVRIIQGTGTRPTVAVEQVLSDKLADALNNGLWNNAVLLGKIIQDIGASPMDTAERALSDRLVRDLSRGLWNNVDRLRRIIRGTRASLTDRAKAALSDKLIRELSRGLWNNAERVQRIIQDTGASHSPNARQTLNNTLAWLISNNIQNNAERLQRIIEGRVPD; encoded by the coding sequence TTGAATGGACCAAACTCGGCTAATCCGGATACTCCTTATCAAAACAGCCAACCTGCTGAAAACGATGGCAATTGCCCCATATGTTTAGAAGCCTTTGGCAGAAGAATTGTGACTGTCACTACCTATTGTAAGACACAAGTTCATAGAGACTGTTTGCAGCGGGTGTTTAACATTACTCAACTGGGGCAAAGGAAAACCTGCCCATTTTGCAGACGGGGCCTGGCTGATTTAGCAAAAGAGTTGGGTGCTACAGAAAACCAAGAAGCACAGCAGAACTTACCCGATTCCAACAGTATTCAGGACACCCGGACAATAGGGATGCGAAACCTCCGCAGGCGACTGAGTTGTGCGCTGGTATACGCCTTAAATAATAACTTTATGGATGACGCAGAGAATTTACAATGCATTATTCAGGGCACTGGGGCAGGGCTGGAGGACTACGTTCAGCGGGTACTGAGCGACAAGTTGATAGAGGCCCTCAATAATTGGAATTGGGCTAATGCAGAGCGTTTACAACGCATTATTCAGGGCACCGGCGCAAGGCTTGAGGACTACGCTCAGCGGGTACTAAGTGACAAGCTGACAGAAGCCCTCAATAACAGGGTCTGGGTTAACGCAGACTTTTTACGGCGAATTATTCAGGGCACCGGGGCAAGACTGGACGGCCCCGTTGAGCTGAGACTGAGTGAAATGCTGATAGAGGAGCTGAACAATTTCCGTTGGGAAAACGCTGAGCATTTAGTACGCATTATTCAGGGCACCGGGACAAGGCCGACGGTCGCAGTCGAGCAGGTACTGAGTGACAAGCTGGCTGATGCCCTGAATAATGGCTTGTGGAATAACGCAGTTCTTTTAGGAAAGATTATTCAGGATATCGGGGCAAGTCCGATGGACACAGCCGAGCGGGCACTGAGTGACAGGCTGGTACGAGACCTGTCCCGTGGGCTTTGGAATAATGTAGATCGTTTACGACGGATTATTCGGGGCACCAGGGCAAGTCTGACGGACAGAGCCAAAGCGGCACTGAGTGACAAGCTGATACGAGAGCTGTCTCGTGGGCTTTGGAATAACGCAGAGCGTGTACAACGCATTATTCAGGACACTGGAGCAAGTCACTCGCCAAACGCCCGGCAGACACTGAATAACACGCTGGCATGGCTGATAAGCAATAACATTCAAAATAATGCAGAGCGATTACAACGCATTATTGAAGGCAGAGTACCAGACTAA
- a CDS encoding heme lyase CcmF/NrfE family subunit yields MNPELGLFALILATCLALLQSIIPLAGSYNGRLNWMATGKTLATGQFVFVLLSFMCLVVAFVSDDFSVQYVASNSNSLLPVYYKVTAVWGGHEGSLLLWILTLTGWGQAVALRSNKLPPELSARVLSVMGMISVGFMLFILLTSNPFTRILPFPPADGSDLNPLLQDLGMIVHPPMLYMGYVGFAVAFAFAIAALLGGQLDSAWARWARPWTTVAWCFLTAGISLGSWWAYYELGWGGWWFWDPVENASLMPWLTGTALIHSLAVTEKRGLFKSWTLLLAITTFSLSLFGTFLVRSGVLTSVHAFANDPERGLFILGYLLVVVGASLTLFAFRAPEVRSKISFSLLSRETLLLLNNIILVTSCATVLLGTMFPLLLDALDLGMISVGPPYFNLLFVPLAMLLAACLGIGILLNWKKGSVSWLKQQVRWILIVSVIGGVAFSFLYGDRFRVSEALAIGLVLWMVLTIGKDVRNKTRNTGLLRGLTKLKPAYYGMQLAHLGLAVTFIGVALTSGYSVQKDLRMSPGDSAQVGAYVFRFDGVSQRQGPNYVADYGTISVFEDEKKIAVLEPEKRIYTVQNMPMTDADIDPGLTRDLYVALGEPLGGDSWAVRLHVKPYVRFIWLGSIFMALGGLLAISDKRYRVRLKNRKEALMGNKKPSRDSGKDAAITTGGRA; encoded by the coding sequence ATGAATCCTGAACTGGGGCTGTTTGCCCTGATACTGGCAACCTGTCTGGCCCTGCTGCAAAGTATTATCCCACTGGCAGGTAGCTACAATGGCCGACTGAACTGGATGGCCACTGGTAAAACACTGGCAACAGGTCAGTTTGTTTTTGTCCTGTTGTCGTTCATGTGTCTGGTAGTTGCTTTTGTTTCGGATGACTTTTCGGTTCAGTACGTGGCCAGCAACTCAAACTCCCTGCTGCCTGTTTACTACAAGGTGACTGCCGTCTGGGGTGGCCATGAAGGTTCTCTGTTGCTCTGGATTCTGACCCTGACCGGTTGGGGGCAGGCGGTTGCCCTGCGCAGTAACAAACTGCCTCCGGAACTGTCTGCAAGAGTGTTATCGGTCATGGGTATGATCAGCGTTGGCTTTATGCTGTTTATCCTGCTGACCTCTAACCCGTTCACCCGTATTCTGCCATTTCCTCCTGCCGACGGTTCTGATCTGAACCCGCTGCTGCAGGATCTGGGTATGATTGTGCACCCGCCCATGTTGTATATGGGGTATGTAGGTTTTGCCGTCGCTTTTGCCTTTGCTATTGCGGCATTGCTCGGTGGCCAGCTGGACAGCGCCTGGGCACGCTGGGCTCGCCCCTGGACAACCGTGGCATGGTGCTTCCTGACTGCAGGTATTTCCCTGGGTAGCTGGTGGGCCTATTACGAGCTGGGCTGGGGTGGCTGGTGGTTCTGGGACCCTGTGGAAAATGCTTCCCTGATGCCCTGGCTGACGGGTACGGCACTGATTCACTCTTTGGCAGTGACTGAAAAACGCGGACTGTTCAAGAGTTGGACACTGCTGCTGGCGATCACCACATTCTCCCTGAGTCTGTTTGGTACTTTCCTGGTTCGTTCCGGTGTGCTGACCTCGGTTCACGCCTTTGCCAACGATCCTGAGCGTGGTCTCTTTATCCTGGGCTATCTGCTGGTGGTGGTGGGTGCTTCCCTGACCCTGTTTGCATTCAGGGCACCGGAAGTGAGAAGTAAAATCAGTTTCTCCCTGCTATCCCGTGAAACCCTGTTGTTGCTGAATAACATTATTCTGGTGACCAGCTGTGCCACGGTATTACTGGGTACTATGTTCCCACTGCTGCTGGATGCCTTGGATCTGGGCATGATTTCTGTAGGCCCTCCCTACTTTAATCTGCTGTTTGTTCCTCTCGCCATGCTGCTGGCTGCCTGCCTGGGTATCGGTATTCTGCTGAACTGGAAAAAAGGCTCCGTCAGCTGGCTGAAACAGCAGGTACGCTGGATTCTTATTGTCTCTGTTATCGGCGGTGTCGCATTCAGCTTCCTTTACGGAGATCGCTTCCGGGTCAGTGAAGCGCTGGCGATTGGGCTTGTCCTCTGGATGGTTCTAACCATTGGTAAGGATGTACGTAATAAAACCCGTAATACCGGCCTGCTGAGAGGACTGACAAAGCTCAAGCCAGCCTACTATGGCATGCAACTGGCGCACCTGGGTCTGGCGGTTACCTTTATTGGTGTGGCACTGACGTCTGGTTACAGTGTTCAAAAAGACCTGCGGATGAGTCCCGGTGACTCTGCCCAGGTCGGTGCATACGTCTTCCGGTTTGATGGTGTGAGTCAGCGTCAGGGGCCTAACTATGTGGCGGACTACGGCACTATAAGCGTCTTTGAGGATGAGAAGAAAATAGCTGTCCTCGAACCGGAAAAGCGTATTTATACCGTGCAGAACATGCCAATGACAGATGCGGATATTGATCCGGGCTTAACCCGTGATCTTTATGTTGCCCTGGGCGAGCCGCTCGGTGGCGATAGTTGGGCAGTCCGTCTCCACGTCAAGCCTTATGTTCGTTTCATCTGGCTGGGTTCCATCTTTATGGCTCTGGGTGGTTTGCTGGCGATTTCTGACAAGCGATATCGTGTCCGTCTCAAGAACAGGAAAGAGGCTTTAATGGGTAACAAAAAGCCCTCCCGGGATTCAGGTAAGGATGCGGCCATCACGACAGGAGGTCGGGCGTGA
- a CDS encoding transposase — protein sequence MAQARNTLIDPSSTPYYHCMARCVRQAYLCGENHLTGKNYEHRRQWVVDKLRELVSVFAIEVCAYAVMSNHYHVVLHINQLSARGWSRDEVLHRWTTLFTGPLLVQRHLAADKLGSAELARIDEYAEEYRRRLKDISWFMRCLNEYLAREANKEDECKGRFWEGRFKSQALLDEAALLTCMTYVDLNPIRAGKVETPEESNYTSIQERVEQVTNTETKKQPLTLKPMCLQGQNTDVALPYLLHDYLELVDWTGRVVRTDKKGSIPSCTPPILERLEIDPDEWLKTMQRNNRFYRAVGRLEVMKAYALEAGQKWLQGLNVCSRLYLTG from the coding sequence ATGGCCCAAGCTCGCAATACCCTGATTGACCCCAGCTCAACGCCTTATTACCACTGCATGGCGAGATGTGTCCGTCAGGCTTACCTCTGTGGAGAGAACCACCTGACTGGCAAGAACTACGAGCATCGCCGCCAATGGGTGGTGGATAAACTTCGGGAACTGGTTTCAGTCTTCGCTATCGAAGTCTGCGCTTACGCTGTCATGTCGAATCATTACCATGTGGTTTTGCACATCAATCAGTTATCTGCCAGAGGCTGGTCACGGGACGAAGTGCTTCACCGTTGGACGACCTTGTTTACAGGTCCACTTCTGGTGCAAAGGCATTTGGCCGCTGACAAACTGGGCAGCGCTGAATTGGCCCGTATTGATGAATATGCTGAGGAATACCGGCGTCGTTTAAAGGATATCAGCTGGTTTATGCGCTGCCTGAATGAATATCTTGCTCGTGAGGCCAACAAAGAAGACGAGTGTAAAGGACGCTTCTGGGAAGGACGCTTTAAAAGCCAGGCATTGCTGGACGAAGCAGCGTTACTAACCTGCATGACCTATGTTGACTTGAATCCGATTCGGGCTGGAAAGGTAGAAACACCGGAAGAGTCGAACTACACGTCGATTCAGGAACGGGTGGAACAGGTTACAAATACCGAGACTAAAAAGCAGCCGCTGACCCTGAAACCTATGTGTTTGCAGGGACAGAATACGGACGTTGCCCTTCCCTACCTTCTTCACGACTATCTGGAACTGGTTGACTGGACTGGCCGCGTTGTCAGAACAGATAAGAAAGGTTCCATCCCGTCGTGTACCCCTCCTATTCTTGAAAGATTGGAAATTGATCCTGATGAGTGGCTGAAAACCATGCAAAGGAATAATCGTTTTTATCGGGCAGTTGGCCGTCTGGAGGTGATGAAGGCTTATGCACTTGAAGCCGGACAGAAGTGGCTTCAAGGCTTAAACGTCTGTAGCCGTTTGTATCTGACAGGTTAG
- a CDS encoding DsbE family thiol:disulfide interchange protein has protein sequence MKRWKLFLPLGFFLTFCVLLYIGLFMEDKSELPSMLLDKPVPEFSLKKLKQPEQSVTEAALKGKVLLLNVWGSWCPACKIEHPYLMKLAREGINIVGVNYKDERQDALKWLDRLEDPYLFNIADNDGRLGLDLGVYGAPETFLVDKKGVIRHKHIGIIDDRVWKEDLKPRYDALQKELVQ, from the coding sequence GTGAAGCGTTGGAAACTGTTTCTGCCATTAGGTTTCTTTCTGACGTTCTGTGTGCTGCTTTATATCGGTTTGTTCATGGAAGATAAAAGTGAACTGCCTTCTATGCTGCTGGATAAACCTGTTCCGGAATTCAGCCTCAAAAAGCTGAAGCAGCCTGAACAGAGCGTTACTGAAGCAGCGTTGAAAGGCAAGGTTCTGCTGCTCAATGTCTGGGGTTCATGGTGTCCGGCCTGTAAGATTGAGCACCCTTATCTGATGAAGCTGGCCCGGGAAGGTATCAATATTGTTGGCGTCAACTACAAGGATGAGCGTCAGGATGCTCTGAAGTGGCTGGATCGCCTCGAAGATCCTTACCTTTTTAACATTGCTGATAACGATGGCAGGCTGGGTCTGGACCTGGGTGTATACGGCGCACCGGAAACTTTTCTGGTCGACAAAAAGGGTGTGATTCGTCACAAGCACATCGGGATCATTGATGACCGGGTCTGGAAGGAAGATCTCAAGCCTCGTTACGACGCCCTGCAGAAGGAGTTAGTGCAATGA
- a CDS encoding cytochrome c-type biogenesis protein, producing MTLDYLFRHSSLLKSASIVLSFRLILLLFVTVLLVSPGAYAGVIENYQFDSPRQQEQFFRLNEELRCPQCQNQSIADSNAPIAKDLRREVHRMIVEEKADDDTIIQFMLDRYGDFVLYKPRMDARTIALWFGPLILLLLGMFILFRILKRHRPGIEDETLDEQDKAELEKILGGKDK from the coding sequence ATGACTCTCGACTATTTGTTCAGGCACTCATCGCTGCTGAAATCTGCAAGTATTGTTCTTTCTTTCAGGCTCATACTGTTGTTGTTTGTCACGGTACTGCTGGTCAGCCCGGGCGCCTATGCCGGGGTCATTGAAAACTACCAGTTTGATTCTCCGCGACAGCAGGAGCAGTTTTTCCGACTGAACGAAGAACTGCGCTGCCCTCAATGTCAGAATCAGTCTATTGCTGATTCCAATGCACCTATTGCTAAGGATCTGCGTCGTGAAGTTCACCGTATGATTGTTGAGGAAAAGGCAGATGATGACACCATTATCCAGTTTATGCTGGATCGGTACGGTGACTTTGTTCTCTATAAACCCAGAATGGATGCCCGTACCATCGCCCTCTGGTTTGGTCCTCTGATTCTGCTGTTGCTGGGCATGTTCATACTGTTCAGAATCCTTAAACGGCATCGTCCCGGGATCGAAGATGAGACACTGGACGAGCAGGACAAAGCCGAGCTTGAAAAGATACTGGGTGGTAAAGATAAATGA
- a CDS encoding transposase: MAQARNTLIDPGSTPYYHCMARCVRQAYLCGENHLTGKNYEHRRQWVVDKLRELVSVFAIEVCAYAVMSNHYHVVLHINQSSARGWSRDEVLHRWTTLFTGPLLVQRHLAADKLGSAELARFDEYVEEYRRRLTDISWFMRCLNEHLAREANKEDECKGRFWEGRFKSQALLDEAALLTCMTYVDLNPIRAGKVETPEESDYTSIQERVKQVTHSETKNQPLTLKPFCLQGQNTDVALPYLLHDYLELVDWSGRIVRTDKKGSIPSYTPRILERLEIDPDEWLKTMQWNNRFYRAVGRLEAMKAYALEAGQKWLRGLNVCSRLYLTG, from the coding sequence ATGGCCCAAGCTCGCAATACCCTGATTGACCCAGGCTCAACGCCTTATTACCACTGCATGGCAAGATGTGTTCGTCAGGCTTACCTCTGTGGAGAGAACCACCTGACTGGCAAGAACTACGAGCATCGCCGCCAATGGGTGGTGGATAAACTTCGGGAACTGGTTTCAGTCTTCGCTATCGAAGTCTGCGCTTACGCTGTCATGTCGAATCATTACCATGTGGTTTTGCACATCAATCAGTCATCTGCCAGAGGCTGGTCACGGGACGAAGTGCTTCACCGTTGGACGACCTTGTTTACAGGTCCACTTCTGGTGCAAAGGCATTTGGCTGCTGACAAACTGGGCAGCGCCGAGCTGGCCCGTTTCGATGAATATGTTGAAGAATACCGACGTCGTTTAACGGATATCAGCTGGTTTATGCGTTGTCTGAATGAGCACCTTGCTCGTGAGGCCAATAAAGAAGACGAGTGTAAAGGACGCTTCTGGGAAGGTCGCTTTAAAAGCCAGGCATTGCTGGACGAGGCAGCGTTACTGACCTGCATGACCTACGTTGACTTGAATCCGATTCGGGCTGGAAAGGTAGAAACACCGGAAGAATCAGACTACACGTCGATTCAGGAGCGCGTGAAGCAGGTTACACATTCTGAGACTAAAAATCAGCCTCTGACCCTGAAGCCTTTTTGTTTGCAGGGCCAGAATACGGATGTTGCCCTTCCCTACCTTCTTCACGACTATCTGGAACTGGTTGACTGGAGTGGCCGCATTGTCAGAACAGATAAGAAAGGTTCCATCCCGTCGTATACCCCTCGTATTCTTGAAAGACTGGAAATTGATCCGGATGAGTGGCTGAAAACCATGCAATGGAATAATCGTTTTTACCGGGCAGTTGGCCGTCTGGAGGCGATGAAGGCTTATGCACTTGAAGCCGGACAGAAGTGGCTTCGCGGTTTAAACGTCTGCAGTCGTTTGTATCTGACAGGTTAG